In a genomic window of Xylanivirga thermophila:
- the lonB gene encoding ATP-dependent protease LonB, translating to MFNNIVALIQFFFAIVIGLYFFNMLRGQQDTKSAVDKESKKEMEKLRRLREISLTQPLSEKTRPKQLEDIIGQEEGIKALKAALCGPNPQHVLIYGPPGVGKTCAARLVMEEAKKNPWSPFRQNAKFIEMDATSIRFDERSIADPLIGSVHDPIYQGAGPMGVAGIPQPKPGAVTKAHGGLLFLDEIGELHPIQMNKLLKVLEDRKVMLESAYYNSEDKNIPRHIHDIFKNGLPADFRLVGATTRGAEEIPPAIRSRCLEIFFRALTPDEIMLIAKNGAESAGFTIDEMATDTIGRYATNGREAVNMIQLAGGVALMEGRHHITLDDIEWVVESGHYSPRPEKKMPSRPRIGCVNGLAVYGPSLGTVMDIECTAIPTIEGKGIITVTGIVDEEEMGSDSKKLKRKSTARASVDNVLTALQKCFNINPKDYDIHVNFPGGIPIDGPSAGISMATAIYSAITGKHVNNKVAMTGEVSIFGDVRPVGGVSAKIAAARDAGARRVIIPRDNWQENFKAYDMEIIPVDRLEDVLKYVLCNDDRDKTVKAGIQDSNLLSASGR from the coding sequence TTGTTTAACAATATAGTGGCTTTAATACAGTTCTTTTTTGCGATTGTAATAGGTTTGTATTTTTTCAACATGCTAAGGGGGCAACAGGATACTAAGTCAGCAGTGGACAAGGAATCAAAAAAAGAGATGGAGAAACTCAGGCGTTTAAGGGAGATATCCCTTACCCAACCCCTGTCTGAGAAGACGCGGCCTAAGCAGTTGGAGGACATAATTGGACAGGAGGAAGGAATAAAGGCATTAAAGGCTGCGCTATGCGGACCAAACCCTCAGCATGTTCTAATATATGGTCCTCCGGGGGTGGGAAAAACCTGTGCTGCCAGGCTGGTTATGGAGGAGGCAAAAAAAAATCCTTGGTCGCCATTTAGGCAGAATGCAAAATTTATAGAGATGGATGCCACCTCCATAAGATTTGACGAGCGGAGTATAGCCGATCCATTGATAGGTTCGGTACATGACCCCATATATCAAGGGGCAGGGCCAATGGGGGTTGCTGGCATACCCCAGCCAAAGCCAGGTGCGGTTACAAAGGCACATGGAGGCTTGCTATTTTTAGATGAAATAGGGGAGCTCCATCCTATTCAGATGAATAAACTTTTAAAGGTGCTAGAGGATAGAAAGGTAATGCTGGAGAGTGCATATTACAATTCAGAGGATAAAAATATACCTAGGCACATACATGATATATTTAAAAATGGACTGCCTGCTGATTTTAGGCTGGTAGGCGCCACTACAAGGGGTGCAGAAGAGATACCTCCCGCCATACGTTCTAGATGTTTGGAGATCTTTTTTCGTGCCCTTACACCTGATGAGATAATGCTAATAGCTAAGAACGGTGCAGAAAGTGCTGGATTTACCATAGATGAAATGGCCACTGATACTATAGGCAGGTATGCTACTAATGGTCGTGAGGCAGTAAATATGATACAATTGGCCGGAGGTGTAGCCCTTATGGAAGGCAGGCACCATATAACACTTGATGATATTGAGTGGGTAGTTGAAAGTGGCCACTACAGTCCTAGACCTGAGAAGAAGATGCCATCAAGGCCTAGGATAGGATGTGTCAATGGATTGGCAGTTTATGGACCGAGCCTTGGTACAGTTATGGACATAGAATGTACTGCTATACCTACGATTGAAGGAAAAGGTATTATAACGGTAACAGGTATAGTAGATGAAGAGGAGATGGGCAGTGATTCGAAAAAGCTTAAGCGCAAGAGCACTGCCAGGGCATCTGTTGATAATGTATTGACTGCTTTGCAAAAATGCTTTAATATAAACCCCAAGGACTATGATATCCATGTAAACTTTCCAGGCGGCATACCCATAGATGGTCCTTCTGCAGGAATAAGTATGGCTACTGCCATCTATTCTGCAATTACAGGTAAACATGTGAATAATAAGGTAGCCATGACTGGAGAAGTGTCCATATTTGGCGATGTACGACCTGTGGGCGGTGTTTCTGCAAAGATAGCAGCTGCCAGAGATGCTGGTGCAAGGCGAGTTATAATTCCAAGGGACAACTGGCAGGAAAATTTTAAGGCCTATGATATGGAGATTATACCAGTGGATAGGTTGGAAGATGTATTGAAATATGTCCTATGCAATGATGATAGGGATAAGACTGTAAAGGCGGGAATCCAAGACAGTAATTTACTTAGTGCATCTGGTAGATAA